In a genomic window of Zonotrichia albicollis isolate bZonAlb1 chromosome 7, bZonAlb1.hap1, whole genome shotgun sequence:
- the LOC141729659 gene encoding uncharacterized protein LOC141729659 isoform X1, giving the protein MPGAAASDGPPPLPLHTALSSPTPCAHGPSVPLPLHTASPVTAPAPPVAVSPHADGEMGHNPSHSAPGSELWRNGRVARARHSGAGPGARRGGGRARRRLQPRGDRGAPRWVCSLFLVQSAQSPPSFSGLHSLLLGKSAQMAATVPSGSSRGGNRAGWQSESGGAAAELGGGGSNPGCHQRGCKAVPEAELPKDLPAAFLMCQGQGTECSMRSDCGCDLEKSEFCAIHSVWEKLLHPQEGPAAAVPHLPGAQEASWHKQGDSTCERAVSAGVENGFCIRDGSVRQPVAPQGTSAAADNEYKMNLRRFLGEWFRSQPVGTAVLILLLLVPVLALGAALAVLAAPQVPVTPATPLSLLCCPPGWVGYKGVCYYFSLDYSTWDQGQERCSELNASLAIAKDEEAMDLLFRLHGNVDYWLGLRRRGERLHWGDGSSYSSRVPVFGNSECAYLADERFKSDNCSNGRPYLCSKAQAPQ; this is encoded by the exons ATGCCCGGGGCAGCGGCGTCTGACGGCCCTCCCCCACTCCCTCTGCACACGGCCCTGTCCTCCCCCACCCCTTGTGCACACGGCCCTTCTGTTCCTCTCCCGCTGCACACGGCCTCTCCAGTCACCGCTCCCGCCCCGCCCGTCGCTGTTTCCCCTCACGCTGACGGGGAAATGGGCCACAACCCCTCCCACAGCGCCCCGGGTTCTGAGTTATGGCGGAATGGGCGGGTAGCGCGCGCGCGTCATTCCGGGGCGGGACCTGGAGCCCGGCGAGGCGGCGGCAGAGCACGGAggcggctccagcccaggggGGACCGCG GCGCGCCGCGATGGGTGTGTTCTCTCTTCTTGGTCCAATCGGCGCAAAGCCCGCCATCATTCAGTGGCCTCCATTCATTGCTGCTGGGCAAATCGGCCCAGATGGCAGCCACCGTGCCGTCTGGGTCAAGCCGGGGCGGGAACCGCGCTGGATGGCAATCGGAGtccggcggggcggcggcggagctcggcggcggcggctccaaCCCAG GGTGCCATCAGCGCGGCTGCAAAGCTGTTCCCGAGGCCGAGCTCCCAAAGGATCTGCCAGCAGCATTCCTGATGTGTCAGGGCCAAGGTACTGAATGTTCCATGCGGAGTGATTGCGGCTGTGACCTGGAGAAGAGTGAATTCTGCGCCATTCATAGCGTCTGGGAAAAGCTCCTGCATCCCCAGGAGGGGCCAGCAGCCGCAGTTCCACACTTGCCTGGGGCCCAAGAAGCCTCTTGGCATAAGCAGGGGGATTCCACTTGTGAGCGTGCAGTGAGTGCAGGTGTGGAGAATGGATTCTGCATCAGGGATGGGAGTGTGAGGCAGCccgtggctccccagggcacatCAGCAGCAGCCGACAATGAGTACAAAATGAACCTCAGAAGATTCCTGG gtgaaTGGTTCAGGTCCCAACCCGTGGGCACGGCGGTGctgattctgctgctcctggtgccggtgctggctttgggggcggccttggctgtgctggcag caccacaggttCCAGTCACACCTGCGACTCCGCTGTCACTTCTGTGCTGTCCCCCTGGCTGGGTTGGGTACAAGGGTGTCTGCTACTACTTCTCACTGGATTACAGCACGTGGGATCAGGGTCAGGAACGGTGCTCCGAGCTCAATGCCTCCCTGGCCATTGCCAAGGATGAGGAGGCCATG GATTTGCTCTTCCGCCTCCATGGGAACGTCGATTACTGGCTCGGGCTGCGCAGACGGGGCGAGCGCCTGCACTGGGGGGACGGCAGCAGCTACAGCTCCCG ggtTCCTGTCTTTGGCAATTCCGAGTGTGCGTACCTGGCTGACGAGAGATTCAAGAGTGACAACTGCTCCAATGGGCGTCCGTATCTCTGCAGCAAGGCCCAAGCTCCCCAGtaa